A window of Pieris rapae chromosome 22, ilPieRapa1.1, whole genome shotgun sequence genomic DNA:
CATATGTTATGCATGGTCGCACTAAAGTGCGATATACACTTAGCTTAGTTTTGCTACTGAGGCACGATCTTCTATTAAGGATGGGGCTCAGTGCATTCAAAGCCTTCATGCTCTTGAGCCTAATGTGTTGCGTGTTGAGGGTCCAGTTGAGTTTATTGTCCAATATGACACCCAAGTACTTAACAGAGCGACTCCATGGAATCGCATAACCTTCAATGTTGAGGGTACGAGATGGTAGCGACCTAGTCCCGGAGAACATAATTGCCTCTGTTTTAGAggcgttaatttttaatttccacgtcttaaaaaaattagtcaATAAATCGAGTGAAAGTTGGAGGCGACTTATTATCAAATCCAGGTCTTTGGAAGAGGTAAAGGATGCCGTATCATCGGCAAAACAGGCGAGATTGGTGCGGGTTTGTATAGGTATATCGTTAAGGTATAGTAAAAAGAGCTGGGGACCAAGAATTGATCCTTGGGGGACTCCGGCTAGGACCGATTTGGGGGAAGAGAGTGTGCTATTTATGTGCACCTTAAAAGATCTATAGGTTAAGTacgatttcattattttaattattgctatAGGTACGCCAATTTTTAGTAGTTTGTGGATAAGGGCTTGGTGCCAGACTGTGTCAAAGGCTTTCTCAATATCAAGGAGGAACATGCCTGTCGACTCACGCAAATTGAGTCCATGAGACACAGTCTCGGCTACTCTAGCGAGCTGTTGGGTAGATGAATGACCTTCACGGAAGCCAAACTGCtcatcaattattataagctCTGTCACTCGGCGAAGTCGGATGCATaagattttttcaaaaagttttcctAGGCATGGTAGGAGGCTAATTGGACGATAACCTGCAGGATCAGATGGATCTTTGCCCGGCTTGCGTATTGCGATAACTTTGGCTACTTTCCAGTCATTAGGGAAATATGCAGTCAGTAAGCaggcattaaatatttttgtaagcagcacaatacatttttggggTAAGTGTTTGATTAAGTGATTCGAGATTTCGTCCGGTCCAGCTGCTTTACGAGTTTTGAGAGAGGATATAAATTTAGCTACTTCAGCTGGTTTAACCAGTTGAATTTGATAACCATCTTGTTGGAGGCAGTCTAGAGAGTGCCAGGAGGCATCGACAACAGACTGCTCGTCGCTGGGCCAGTTATGGGTGAGCATCATATTGTTAGAAAAAGCATTAGCTAAAACTTCACACTGTTCCTTGATATTTGAGGTAGTGGAACCATCTTTAGTTTTAAGTGGGGCTAAAAGTGGGGTAGAAGTTGATTTCAGCCCTTTGGCAATGCGCCATAAATCGGCACAAGGATTGTCAACTTTTCTAAGTTTACGAACCCACAGGTTGTCATGGTGATTTATTATTGCAGCATTGATATCTTGTTGGAGGTATTTCACTTTACGGTTTATAAGTTTACGAGTTAGAATATTCGTTTCTCTAGCGGAATAACGTCTGAgacgatttttatttcttatttttcttttaatacttCTTGGCAGTGAGGTCTCCCAAGGTTTAAGGGTTGTTACCGGAATATTGAAGTTTTTTGCAGAAATTATAGAGCTTTGAAGGTTTGAGATGGCGGAGTCAATATTATCGGGAGATTTAAAGGTGTgtgtaaagatatatttttgtttaagtatgAGCGGTAACCGTTCCAGTCAGCCCTTGCATAATTTAGCTTAACAATGGGCTTACGACGCGCTTTAATAGCGAGACGTACGAATACTGGAAGGTGGTTAGAGGAGAGTGCATATATGGTCTCAACAGAGTCaacagtataaatatttttagtaagtaaCAAATCAGGGTTGGTAGGTAGCCTATTTTCATTGTAATGCACTAGAGTAGGCTCACTAGGGGCATGGACAATGACTTCGTCGTCGAGCATGAGTTTGTAGATTATATTACCGTGGGCGTTAGTTGGACCAGGTGACCAATAAGGGTGCCTAGCATTGAGATCACccataattagtattttattttctgacGAAAATAGGGCGTTTAAATCACTAGTGAGCAAGGGCATATTGGGTGACTGGTAAACGGAATATATGGTAATTTTGCCGTGGTTAAAATAAAGGGATATTCCTATGGCCTCTAGGTTAAGGGTTGGCGGAATTGAAAGAAGTTCGTGATCTAAATCGGCCCTAACCAAGATAGCAATACCCTGACCAGAGCCGTCGACCCGGCCATCGAGTCGATAGCAGAAAAAGCCTGGAATTTGGAGAGTAAGCCGATTTGTTAATCTAGTTTCGTTGAGTGCGATGATGTCAACGTTAAGATCTCTTACCGCCAGCTCCGCAAGTTCCTGCTGCTTTTTGTGAATACCATCGGCATTCCAATATAATACACGTAGTTCATTAAAGTTAAACATAATGACCAAGGTGAGAcagaattaatattactttgtcCATGAAAGTATCACACTTTATGAAGTCCTTCTTGAGGGTTTTGATAGATGAGAGAATTTGAAGTAGAAGAAGTTTgctaatattaagttaattcaTATTGAGGACTTTATGTGAACTTTTCAGCTTTTAGGAATGGGCTCTTTACTCAAACTCTCAACAAAATCAAGGATGTTCTAGCCAATGACTTATACAGAAGaagtagtaaaaataaaaatatacttagaaTCAGTATACACATGCTAGGGTCTCCGATCTGGATGTCAATGGATTGCGATGAGGAGCccttagataataaatatggccacgatttaataaaattcatgtaCTGTTTAAGAATATTACTAAGGGATACAAATGCTGTAGCTTTCATTACTATACCATCTCATTTATTTGATGTAAGTAGTTTAAAGTaaagtcatttattaaatacatatttttaaagctgaagctgaaacaaaaagtaaatcaaaaagttttttatttacagtttatttagAGGATTGTTACAGTTCAGATTTGGTGTCAATGTATGAATTTAGGTTGGGTAATTTAGGTATTGATATTGTCttctttaattgttataatttaatagaatatcTAGAATCTTACGAAAATCAAAGCAAACATCTTTTAATCTTAACCTTTTTATCGCTGATTATTTTGTTGTACAAGATGTACTTTGCTGCCGCTAATATTGATTCACTTAAttcagaattattttaatttcaggaTGACCACATAATGAATAGATTGCTCTATTCAATGGACAATGCAGTGAGAATAGAATCATTTGCTGGATCAGATAAAGAAACAAACCCAGTGTTCAATGAATATCACGGCCTGTtccatttaacaaaattatctgCTTTGTATTCCCTCGTGCCGTTTGTGCCTTCTAGCCTGGATTTGGCATTTAAACTGAAGAGGAAGAAGTTCGTTATCGAGAAATTGCATTTGCCACCAGGTGAGTTAAAGTGATATTACCCGCGCAGGAAGACCAAAGAAAGAAAAgcgaaagttttttttaactatcttATTACTATCTTAATGTTTCAATGTCTGTGCAGTCAAGAgtatttttcttcaaataagTGAGAAAAGGCAATTGCATAGGAACCCAagtttactatttttgttGTCTGCGTGGTAACTTTCTTTTTGTCTGTCTGCTGTGCACTGTgctaactattttattttatttgcttgttttattatataactagtataaaatcaaaaatcatatatgcataataacacaatgtacaattgtaaacgtcaaaaataaaatatgcttatattaaaagcttctaattttacatttactgctgagggaagaagaactggcaataaactctccgccactctttgaatcgccaattttttttttttcattaaacatttttgtaagGAGCAGCAAACATAACACCATGTTCtacatgacattttaattaattaatagttaatgaataataataaaattagttaaaataaagatttatccTCTATCATAtgtaggcatggtgaaataggagcacgcaatTTCTTTCTCATAGGAAGAACatgcaataaatgtttttgtggTTGCCTAGATTTTAATACAGATTAATTGATATTGATGAATCAAAGCAAAGTAATAaatcgcaaaaaaaaaatgctaataattttatttaaccaacaTAAAAATGGCtactatcatttataatactatttaataaagtcTATCAACTTTTTACAGAACTCGAAGAGTCCAGTGAAAGAGAACAAGACGACATCACAGCGGTACCGCGAGGCTGCGGCGGTTTCAGAAAGAAAGATATAGAATTTTAAGCTCAAATGTATTTCCATAAAACACGCCCAATAAATTAACGTACAAAAGTAACTCGtgcattcatttaaaaattccttAATTATTAGTCACCCCAGCTGATCAACAGAGCGTATCTCCTTAAAACCGGCACATCTATTCTGCATACAGTCAAAACGATAACGAACTACGTGTTCCTGTGTGTTATTTAgtgtagaaattattaaaaataaatgttaaaatttctaaaagacaatgaaactgaaaaaaattgcGAGTGCTAATGTGCTTTTTGGTTGTTTTAACAGTGTGTTCTTTGTAAGTATGCAATTGTTGCCTTCTTTAATATAAGAGATTGGCGGATTATtcgtattattaacaataaaaatactattaatcgtttaggttaggttgtattaaaatttttaatccCTGCTGTTAGAATAACGTTACGCAAACGGGGCGATAGCGTATAATATATACGTctgtttatcaaatatttctttaatttggcTTTAAACTAATTGATAGAGGTTTATATGCTATTAAGACTTTGGTTAAAACTGTTTGTATATTACAACTTCCAGTAAACTGGTGCGTGTGTACATTACGTACAGAAATTCGATTCAATTCggtgtttttcttaataataattaacagtcAAACTTTTGACCACtgaattagtaataatagagtactatctgtttcgtgatttCGACGCACTATGCTCTAGATTCTAGAAAGACCATCTATTAGAGATGTTGGATTACCTAGTGTAGCCGTTTTCAAATATAGAAtctaatttcttaatttatagatATGTGGTTTTGCACAAGTGGTGTGCGGCTTCTTTCTACTATGCGACACTCGAAGAATTCTACTTTCGCGTTTATTAGCAACACCAGAAGATGGCTTGGAAGAGCCaccattttattatgtagCATTGGCTTTGCTTGCGTCTGGTCTCACGATTTGCACCTTAGCGTCTTTGGGCGTTTGGGCTACTTGTATGCCGGGATATATTGTGCTGACATTCgtaagtatatatacatatatataaatactgtttataaaactatgGTTGGCCTACTGAAATCATAACATCATGTATAGATACTGAGAGGGTATTTTATTACGGGACCTAACCTAGAATTTGGTTTACGCATAGTTATCAGGTACTATGCGTAAACCGAATTCAGCTATAATTTAGATGACTGTTTCGATAgcttatacattaaatatttcaacaaataactcaaaagcgataaggcagaaccatttaataatttttttgaaccATTACCTAGAGAGAAGAGGCCTAATGCGTAAAACTGCCATTCTTCTTTCGCAATGgcaagcaataaaacatttatttatttgcaaaaaaaaatgtaataagtataaatgtaccttaatgaaaacataatttaattttaactaaggTTAACACGTTATTATTTGTCTGTTAGGCGGAATGAAGTTTggcaggtcagctagtataaatataaattatttttcagtatTTTCTAGTTGTATTGTCCTTACTTCTCTGTGATTGCGCGGCCGGAGTTATTTCTGCGATTTGGCCAAGATGTTTTGGAATTCAGAATACGCGAGGTGGCTCCGTTGGAGCATTGCAGGGATACTACGGAGTGCCTGACTATGAAGATTTCACCACTGCCGTGGATCTTGCTCAGACCGAGGTGAGTGGTCGCACTTAttgagattaattaattatagaggTATTTACTACACGCACAAATCAACTTGGCACCTGCGTGGAATGTGCTTCCGCTCCCACCATACCCCACCGCCTATCGCTCTCCCTTGACGCGACAGTAGGatcagtaaattaaatactacaattttactaaaaattaaccaaaaatatatttgttttattaaactatggATATAGAACTGcttccaaaaaaatatacctacttttaacctcattgataaacgatagtattataaatcaatagaTACCTACTATCGATACTACTTTGTACTACTAATTATtacttgaattatttatgcaGTTAGTACATCACTATGACGTTCAAACCGCGAGATACCTACTTAACTTCTAAACTTAAATGCATTTTGAATAACGAAATggcatattatgtttatatttattcggCGAACGGTGATTTCAGTTAAAATGTTGCGGCATGACAAGTGCCCGTAACTACGACATGTCGATATGGCAGTTACGGCGTTTGGGCCCCCGCGGCATGTCTGTTCCGTTCAGCTGCTGCGTCCAAGGCGAACAGGAGTCCTACCTCAATCCGGCGCCTGTTAACCAGTCCAGGTGTCAGGAGGTCACGCCAAATGCCCAGTTTAGATATGTACCGGTAAGTTACTAAGCCGATAGTGATGCAAAACTGAACCAACAATgtgattttttcattatttttttaatcatttattggaatttcattattagtttattttttctaataatttacgAGTTTTCATCTAATTgacataacaaaaatgttcGATAATAGATCATACAACTTCTCAGCTATCTTTCTTTCAGATTGGTAGATCTGACTCAAACCAATACATATGTCTTTCCAGGGATGTCTGATGAAGTTAGAAGATTGGTATCAAGATCAATATTTCATATTGATGATTGCCCTGTTTATTGGCGCTATCTTCAAATTGGGGATTCTACTTACCACGGTTTTTTCTTGCATTCAACTCAGGAAACATCGGAGAGTCAAAATGTtcgtaaatgataaaaaagaaaacatttatgaaCGCACTGATGAGCCGATAACGACGAAGTATGTACAGCCTAATAATTTCTACAGCCCGCGGGTGAGGAACCCTAGactttttcatacaaaaccCAACGAAATGGTCTGAGAATTAGCCATGGAGATAAATACTTTAGAGAGAAAATTGGATAAATTCTCCGATTTATTGTACAAACATCAGGCCGAATCTATCATGTGGTAGATTTAGCCATAATCTCAGTTAGAATCCCACGCATCTTTAGAAAGACTGATTATTTATTGACTTacctgtaaataatatatgttataaaggAATAAAAGAGGGTAGAGTGCCATACTGAACGATAATTCccatattatatgttttaaaaccgTCAGATTCATTCTCCTTCTTTCATCATACCTTAACTCTAAAGTATTTAGCTCCATGTGAAGAATTATTTAGCTCTAAGTttcatgtattataaataaaattaaacacaatatttcaatatgtaatattatttttaaaagaacattCAAAAATTGGTCCTAAAGTTAAAACATTGTTAACAATGGCTCTGGAATGTCAACATCTATTGTTTAAAGAgagctttataaataataaggcagtttcaaatatgaaaatgtcaaaaaaaaatccagaTTTCCAAAACCTCACCCCTAAATGATACATGAGAtcttaacaataacaatatttgatTAACCTATTCACCACTGAGACCATCACAGTAGAACTAATTACATCTTAGGTACAGGAATGATAAACTATCGCCCGATACTCCGTTTCAATTCGAGAGCCACTCAAAATTTGCAATGGCCGAAAATTTTGACtgttataaattcataattagTTAATAGGACAAATGGAGGGTAGTCAGATCGGTATCACTGAAACTACCCACATAAATAGAAGAGGAAATGTCAGAttgtctaatataatataccaaggatttttgtcaaaatattGAAGCTCCGAGCGGCTCCCAAATCGGTCGATCGGGCTTACACCATTTAAATGTACGTTCGCTACATTTTGGGCCATTCGAAGGCGGACTGCATGATCTCGAAAGGAGGTCGAAACGAACACACTGCTAGATAAAATATTGCCCCAAActgtcataaataaatgtatttcgatgtaaataaaatttattgaatgtcTTTTGTGCTATCTTACGcctatattaacaataaatagtatacagttaaaaaaatctaccgCAAAAATGGAAA
This region includes:
- the LOC110992895 gene encoding putative elongator complex protein 4; its protein translation is MSGFHKITESCLSVTGTKLKNNLLVLSSGIPSLDYVIGGGLPTGGIFAVESDVLGSYSRVLTKYFIAEGVVCKHDLLLFSADENPEEIVKELPQPCVVQKDDKINKVPQDEMKIAWRYEGLSQVESSFDNETNFGHHFDLSRYIDTDTIKKSNITYCFLNPIDNGEKGAFRNGLFTQTLNKIKDVLANDLYRRSSKNKNILRISIHMLGSPIWMSMDCDEEPLDNKYGHDLIKFMYCLRILLRDTNAVAFITIPSHLFDDDHIMNRLLYSMDNAVRIESFAGSDKETNPVFNEYHGLFHLTKLSALYSLVPFVPSSLDLAFKLKRKKFVIEKLHLPPELEESSEREQDDITAVPRGCGGFRKKDIEF
- the LOC110992893 gene encoding tetraspanin-15; this translates as MKLKKIASANVLFGCFNSVFFICGFAQVVCGFFLLCDTRRILLSRLLATPEDGLEEPPFYYVALALLASGLTICTLASLGVWATCMPGYIVLTFYFLVVLSLLLCDCAAGVISAIWPRCFGIQNTRGGSVGALQGYYGVPDYEDFTTAVDLAQTELKCCGMTSARNYDMSIWQLRRLGPRGMSVPFSCCVQGEQESYLNPAPVNQSRCQEVTPNAQFRYVPGCLMKLEDWYQDQYFILMIALFIGAIFKLGILLTTVFSCIQLRKHRRVKMFVNDKKENIYERTDEPITTKYVQPNNFYSPRVRNPRLFHTKPNEMV